GCGCACCTGACGGCCGGAGCGCTGTTCGGGACCGTCTGGAACGTTCAGGCCGGGCGGCCGCCCGGCGCGGAGATCGCGGACTACGACCTGTTCTACTGGGACGACGACCTGTCCTACGAAGCCGAGGACGCCGTGATCCGCCGCGCACAGCTGCTGTTCGCGGACCTGCCGGGCCCCGTCGAGGTCCGCAATCAGGCGCGCGTGCACCTGTGGTTCCGGCAGAAGACCGGCCTCGACCGGCCCGCGTTGCGGTCGGCGCGGGACGGCATCGATCAGTTCCTCGTGGCGGGCACGGCCCTGGGAATCGACGCGCGCGGCGAGGTGTACGCCCCTTTCGGCCTGCATGACCTCGCGGCGGGGGTCCTGCGCCCCAACCCACGCAACCATACGCCCGGCCTGTACCAGGCCAAGGTGGACTCCTACCGGCGCCGCTGGCCGTGGCTGACCGACACCGGCTTCGCGTCCTCACCCTGAGAGGCTCGTGCGTGGTACACTGTCAGGGTTGCCCGCTACGCACATGCACCGGAGACCGGGGCGCAGACGTGGCGGAGGAGGCACCCATGAAGAAAGACATCCACCCCAAAGTCGTTCCCACCAAGATCATCTACCAGGGCAAAGTCGTGATGGAAACCCTGAGCACCAAGCCCGAGATCCACGTGGACGTCTGGAGCGGCGTGCACCCCTTCTGGACCGGCGAGGAGCGCTTCGTCGACACCGAAGGCCGCGTCGACAAGTTCAACAAGCGCTTCGGCGACAGCTACCGCAACAAGAAGAAGTAAGCGCCCCGCGCCTGCGCCGCCCCCACCCACCAGGGTCGGGGCGGTTCTTCTATCCCTTCTGGACGGAACGACTTCTGAAGCGGCGCCCGCACGGCCCGGCAGGTTCACGCCCGATCTGCGATACTCGCGGGCGTGCTGAAATCCCCCTACCACGGCGGTCACCTGGAAGTCATCGTCGGCCCGATGTTCAGCGGGAAAAGCGAGGAACTCATCCGCCGCGTGACCCGCGCCGTGATTGCCCGGCAGCGCGTGTTCGTGTTCAAACCCGCCCTGGATGACCGCTACCACGAGTCCGCCGTCGCCAGTCACGCCGGACGGACCGTGCACGCCGTCGCAGTGCGCGGCGCGGCCGACATCCGCGCGCACCTGAGCGGCGAGGGCACCCTGCTGCACGCCCAGGGTGACACGTTGCCCGACGTGGTCGGCATCGACGAGGTGCAGTTCCTCGACGAGGCGATCATCCCCCTGGCGCTGGACCTCGCGGACGCCGGGGTGCGCGTGATCCTCGCCGGGCTGGACCAGGACTTCCGCGCCGAACCGTTCGGGTTCATGCCCGAACTGCTGGCCCGCGCCGAGAGCGTCGAGAAACTCACCGCGATCTGCACGGTGTGCGGCGCGCCCGCCACCCGCTCGCAGCGCCTGATCGGCGGTCAACCGGCCCGCTTCGACGATCCGGTCGTGCTCGTCGGCGCCGAGGAGAGCTACGAGGCGCGCTGCCGCGTGCATCACGTCCTGCGGAACTGACCACTCGGGCGCCCGGGTCCACCAGCGGCAGCCCGGAGGCCAGCCGCTCGTCTGATCAGGCCTGGTCAGATCTGGACGCGCGTCCCGTACCTCAGCCGCTACACTGCACCTGACGCGCTCACGTTCGCCTGGCCGACCGTTCAGGCTCCATCAGGGGTTGATTCTTGACTCAGTCATCCACGTCCACGTCCATGGCCGATCCGCCACCCTGGGTGCTGCGGCAACACCGCATGTTCACCTGGCTCGTGTGGCTGGGCGCGCTGGCGTGCGCCGCCGCCCTCGGCTCCCAGTACCCCAGACTGGATCCGCTCGACGTCTGGGCCCTGCCGGCCCTGGTCCTGACGCTGCTGGTGCTGCGCGTGATGCTCGGTCAGGCCACCGTGAGCATCGGCACGGCCGTCCACGTGACCTTCATCAGCACCGCCACCTACGTGCTGCTGGCCCTGAACCACCAGTTCAGCGTGCTGACCGTGCAGTCCATGGCGCTCATGGAAAACACCTACTGGTTCGCCGTGATCTACGTGGCCGCCTTCTTGGTGTACGAACCCCGCAAGGCCGTGGGCGCCGCCGGCGTGATCCTGGGGCTGGCCACGTTCATCTGCGTGCTGAACATGCTGCTGGTCGTGCCGCCCGCCGCCCGCCTGCAACTGCTCGGGCCGTGCGCGCAGTTCCTGCTCGTCGGGGCGGTCCTGACCCTGATCCAGGCGACGCTGGGCGTGCAGCGCACCCAGTTTCAGGCTGCTCGCGCCGCCGCGCTGACCGACCCCCTGACCGGACTGGCCAACCGCCGGGCCGCCGAGGAACGCCTGACCCGCCTGACCCAGAACGCCGAGACGTACACGCTGATCCTGTTCGACCTGGACCACTTCAAACGCGTGAACGACATGCACGGGCACGCCATGGGCGACCTGGTGCTGCGCGGCGTCGCGGATGTCGCCCGCCGACACCTGCCGGAGGGCAGCCTGATGGCCCGCTGGGGCGGCGAGGAATTTCTGCTGATCCTGCCCGAACAGCGGGACAAGCACCTGCGCCCCATGCTCGACCGCCTGCGCGCCGATCTGCGCCACCACCGCTACGGCACCGTGAACGGCGTGACCGCCTGCTTCGGCGTGGCGACCGCCAGCCCGGCCGAGGACCCCACGGCGGTCGTGGAACGCGCCGATCTGGCCATGTACCGCGTGAAGCAGCAGGGCCGCAACGACGTGCACCTCGCCGACCTGCGCCGCACGCACGTCAGCTGACCAGGAGCGGGTGTCGCGGCTCCGCGTCCGTCAGCTGGAACTGGAGGCGGGGCCCGGCCGGGCGCGGCGGCCACGGCGCTGCTCGGGATCCTGCGGGGCCGGGTCGCTGAGGGCCCGGCCCAGCTGACGGGTCAGGGCGCTCAGGTGCGCCAGATCCTCGGGGCTCATGGAACTGAACACCGCCCGGATGCCCTGCACGTGCCCGGGCAGCACCTGTTCGATCAGGGTGCGGCCCATGTCGGTCAGGGAGACCCGCATGACGCGGCGGTCCAGTTCATCCCGGTCGCGGCGGACCAGTCCGTCCCGTTCCAGATTGTCGATGACCATGGTCAGGTTCCCGCTGGAGCGCAGGATCTTGTCGGCCAGCTGCCGCTGACTCAGCGCCCCCAGGTGATAGATGGCTTCAAGCACGCCGAACTGGCTGATGGTGAGGTTGTAGTCGGAAAGATGACGGTTGGCGTTCACCTCGACCGCGTGCGCGGCGCGCCACAACTTCACGTAGGCGTCCAGCGCAGCCCGGTCTTCCGGTGAACCAGCGTAACGATTCGGCATTCCCTTCATGGTCGGGGCGCGCCCGCATGAAGTCAAGCTGATCGGCCGGTCAGAGGCGACCGTACCTGACGCCTCCCCGGCCGGAAGCGATCAGGTCGGCTCCGATGCCCCGACCCGAGCGCCCGGTCGCCTTCCGGCCCGGCCACCTGAAGCGTCGGCCGTCAGCCCTGCTGCGCGCGGTACTCCTCGGTGGCCAGCCGGACGCAGGTCGCGACGGCGCGCATCGCCTCGTAGACTTCCTCGACCGGGGGGCGCGTCGGCGCGAGGCGGATGTTGCGGTCATGTGGGTCCCGCCCGCCGGGGTACGTGGCGCCCGCCGGGGTGAGACTCACGCCCGCCTCGTCCGCCAGCTGCACCACGCGCGACGCGACCGGCGCGGTCGTGTCCAGGCTGATGAAGTACCCACCGCGGGGGCTACCCCAGGTGGCGAACTCGCCGCCGTCCCCCAGTTCCGCGCGCAGCACCTCGTCCACCGCGCGGAATTTCGGGGCGATCAGCGCCGCGTGATCGTTCATCAGGCCCTCCAGACCGCCGGGGTACGCCTGGAGGAATTTGACGTGGCGGGCCTGCTCGACCTTGTTCGGGCCGATGCTCTGCGCGTTCAGGAACTTCGACAGCCACTTGACGTTGTCCTCGCTGCTGCCCACGAAGCCCAGCCCGGCGCCCGCGAACGTGATCTTGCTGGTGCTGGCGAACACGAACGTCCGGTCCGGGTACCCGGCGTCCCGCGACAGCGTCACGAGGTTCACCGGCGTGTCCTGCCCCGCCGGGTCGGGGGAGAGGTGGTGGGCGCGGTACGCGTCGTCCGCGAAGATCGTGAAGTCCGGCGCGGCCGCCTTCACCCCGGCCAGACGGCGGGCCTTCTCGGCGCTGATGGTCTCTCCGCCGGGGTTCGAGTACGTGGGCACAAACAGAACGCCCTTCACGCTCGCGTCCGCCGCCAGTCGCTCAATGGCCTCAACGTCCGGCCCGTCGGGCTGCATGTCCACGGTCAGCAGTTCGAAGCCCAGCGTCTGCAGCAGCAGGAAGTGCCGGTCGTAGCCGGGCGTCGTGACGATCATCTTCGGTTTCTGCCCCGCCCAGGGCTGCCCGCCGCGCGGGCCGTGCAGCAGCGCGAACGTCAGGACGTACCCCTGGAGTTCCAGGCTGGCGTTGTTCCACACGATCACGTTCTCGGGCTTCAGGTCCAGGTACGCGCCGAACATCGCCCGCGCGGACGGCAGGCCCGCCACACCGCCGGGGTAGTTGCGCAGGTCCAGGCCGTCCATGTGCGTATCGTGCTCGCCCAGCACGGTCAGCAGGCCGTTACTCAGGTCGAAGTCCGCGTCGGCGGGCTGGCCGCGCTGCATGTTCAGTTTCAGACCCTTCGCTTTCACCGCGTCGTACGCCGCGCGCGCCTGCGCCAGGGCCTCACTCTGCACGTCACTCGTCATGCGCCCAGCGTACCCGCCCCCAGCAGGGCAGGGCAGGGACGTGTCTACCCCTGAAGCGCACCGGAAGCGCGAGGGCCGGGGGTGTTACACTGCTCGCGCTGCGCCCGCCGGGTCAGCTTTTCCCTCACGCCCGCCCCTTTCCGATCCCACCCTTTTCCCGCCCAGCTTCCACCACAACAGGAGAATCCACATGCAATACGTCGTTCACCGCCCCCGCGTCGGGGTGTTCATTGACACGCAGAACCTCTACCACTCGGCCCGCGACCTGATGGAACGCACCGTGAACTTCGAGACGATCCTGAAGACCGCCACCGAGGGTCGCGAACTCGTGCACGCCATCAGTTACACCGTGGAACGCGAGAACGAGGCCACCGCCCGCCCGTTCATCTACAAGCTGTCCACGCTGGGCTTCAAGGTGCGGCGCATGAACCTCACGCTGCATCACGTCACGGACGGCGGCAAGGCCATCTACGAGGGGAACTGGGACATGGGCATCGTGGCCGACATAGTGCGCCTGATGGACCACCTCGACATCGTGGTGCTCGGCAGCGGCGACGGAGACTTCACCGACATCGTGGAGGTGCTGCAGGAGCGCGGCAAGCGCGTGGAGGTCATCGCGTTCCGGGAGCACACCGCGCAGAAACTCGTGGATGCCGCCGACCGCTTCACGCACCTGCCCGACATCGACGGCGGCCTGATGCCCGCCCGCCAGACCCGCGCCGCCACGCCCAAAACCGAGGAGTAAACCCCGATGACCGACGCCACGCCGCACGCCGGGGCGGACGCCGTCCTGCACCGCCTGAACTTCCACCTGCCCGAGGACCGCGTCGCGCAGACCGGCGCGGAACCCCGCGACGCCTCCCGCCTGATGATCGTGGGCGACGAGATTCAGCACCGGGTGTTCCGCGACCTGCCGGACGACCTGCGCGCGGGTGACCTGCTGGTGTTCAACCAGAGCAAGGTCATCCCCGCGCGCGTCATGGCCCGCAAACCCGTGGACGCCCACGGGCACGGCGGCGGCAGCGTGGAGGTCATGCTGCTGCGCGCCGAGGAACGCCCCGAACTGGGCCGACACGTCTGGAGCGCGTACCTGAAACCCGCCCGCCGCGCCGGGAACGAACTGTGGCTGGGCGGCCTGGAACACGAGGGCGGGCACCGCGCCCAGGTCGTCGGGGAACTGGAGGACGGCGCGCGCCTGCTGCGCTTCGACCACGACATCCTGCCGCACCTGGACGACATCGGCCGCCTGCCCCTCCCGCCGTACATCGACGCGGGCGACAGTGACGAGACGTGGCGCGACCGCTACCAGACCGTGTACGCCCGCGAGCCCGGCAGCGTCGCCGCGCCCACCGCCGGACTGCACTTCACGCCCGAACTCCTGGCCCGGCTGGCCGGACTGGGCGTGCAGACCGCGCACGTCACCCTGCACGTCGGCGCCGGCACCTTCCGGCCCATCAGTGGCAGCGTCGCCGACCACGTCATGCACGCCGAACGCTGGCACGTCACCCCCGAGACCGCGCAGGCCATCAACGCCGCCCGCGCCGAGGGCCGCCGCGTCATTGCGGTCGGCACCACTACCGTCCGCACGCTGGAAAGCGCCTGGGACGGCACGCAGGTCCAGCCCGGCGAGGGCGACACGCAGATCTTCATCACGCCCGGCCGTCCCGTCAACGTCCCGGACCTGCTGATCACGAACCTGCACCTGCCGGGCAGCACCCTCCTCCTGCTGGTCGCCGCGTTCGCCGGGGAGGACCGCATCCGCGCCGCGTACGACGCCGCCCTGAACGGCGACTACCGCTTCTACTCGCTGGGCGACGCGATGCTCCTGACCAACGTGCGCGGCGCGCGATCCGAGGTCACTGGGGAGTAGGGAGTGGGAACACATGAAGGTGGGCGCGTCACGGCGACGCGCCCACCTTCCTTTTCCACTGCCTACTGCCCACTCCCCACTTCCCGCGTCAGCGTGATCGTTGCCGCCTCGCGCTGGAAGCCCAGGCGTTCGTTGATGGCGAGCATGGGGCGGTTGATGACGTGGTTCCCGGTGCGGGAGTGCGTGAAGCCCCGTGTCAGGGCGGCGCGGGCGGCGGCGAGTTTCAGGGCGAGGCCCAGGCCGTGTCCGCGCCACCCGGCGCGGACGCCGGTCAGGCCGTTGTGGACGAAGCCGGGGCGCGTGGCGATGGGTTGCGACAGCTGACTGGTCCCCACCCACGTGCCGTCCGGCGCGAGGGCGATCATGATGCCGCTCGTGTCGGGCAGCAGGGTGGGCATGCGCTCCAGCCACACCTCGAACGGCCAGACCTGCACGGGGCGGGCGCTGGGCACGTCGGTCAGCAGCGCGTGGATCAGCTCGTAGTGTTCGCGCTGGTGCGCTTCCCAGCCGCCCAGGTCGCTCAGGGGGACGATCCGCACGCCGCTCGCGCGGGCGCGGGCCTCGTCGGCGGCGAACGCGCCGAAGTCCAAGCTGCGCAGGTCGAGGGTGCTGAGCCACATGCGGTCCGCCTCCTGCCAGCCGCGCGCCCGCAGGAAGTCATGCTCCCACCAGTCCTCGCGGACGCGGGTCACGGCGGTCGTCGCGCCCGCTGCGCGCAGCACACCCAGCCCAGCGTCCAGCAGCGCGTCGGCCAGAGGTCCCCCCGCCTCCTGCGGGTGGAGGGTCAGGGTCAGGTCTAGCCAGCCGTCGTGCGCGTCCATGCGCGGCACGCCCGTCGTCACGGCCCCCCTCGCCTCGCCGTGTTCGAACGCGGCCTGCTGGGTGTGGTGCTCATCCGGGCGGCGCGTGGCAGCCAGGCGGGTCAGGTCGTCCACGCTGACGGGGCTGTCCGGGTGGGCCAGGGAACGCAGCGCGGCCAGATCGGCGTCCGCGATGGGGGTCAGGTGGGGGAGGGTCGCGTCCATGCACGATTACAGCACGGGGTTTCCACCCGCCGGGCACGTCAAATGGCTTACGGTGCGCTCAGCCGCCCTGTCTATACTCCGGGGTGATGACTGCAACCCAACCCGAGGCGACCGGCGTCAGCAACCCCCTGCTGAACGTCGGGTTCCGCATTCCCTTCGACCGTATCCGCCCCGAGCACGCCGAGGGTGCCGTGGACACCCTGCTGGCGCAGACGCAGGCGAAACTCGAGGCGCTGGCCAGCAGCGGCGAGCGGAATTTTGCGAACTTTATGGCGGACCTGGACACGCTGACCGAACAGCTGGATACCGTGAACACCATCGTGCACCACCTCGACGGCGTGATCAGCAGCCCCGAATGGCACGCCGCGAAGATGGCGATCCTGCCCAAGGCCAGCGAGTTCTACACGAAACTCAGCCTGCACCCCGGCCTGTGGGCGGCGCTGAAGGCGTTCGCCGAGACGCCCGAGGCCGCCGCGCTCGACCCGGTGCGCGCCCGGCACCTGAAACTCACCATCGACGGGTTCCGCCGCGAGGGCGCCGACCTGGAAGGGGCGGACAAGGAACGCCTGCTGGCGCTGAACACCCGCCTCGCCGAGGTGACCAGCGAGTTCAGCAAGAACGTCCTCGACGAGATCGCCGCGTTCGAGATGTACGTCCCCACCGAACGCCTGGCGGGCGTGCCGCAGCGCGTGCAGGACGCCACCCGCCGCGACGCGGAGGCCAAGGGGAAAGACGGCCACCGCCTGACCCTGCACGCCCCGGTGCTGCTCCCGGTCCTCACGTACGCCGAGGACCGCGAGGTGCGCCGCGACCTGTGGCTCGCCAACAGCCGCACCGGACAGCAGGAGGGCCGCGACAACCGCCCCCTGATCCGCGAGATCCTCAAGCTCCGCCGCGAGAAGGCTCAGCTGCTCGGATTCAAGGACTTCGCGGACTACGTCCTGCAGGACCGCATGGCGGGCAGCGGCGCGCGCGCCCTGGCCTTCGAACGCGACCTGGACGCCCGCACCCGCCCCGCCTACGAACGCGAGAACGAGGAACTCCGCGCCTTCCACCGCGAGCAGGTCGGCGCCGACGCACCTGAACTGGAAGCCTGGGACGTCACGTACTGGGCCGAGAAGCAGCGGCAGGTCAAGTACGACTTCGACGAGGAAGCCCTGCGCCCCTACTTCCCCATGGACGGCGTCCTGGCGGGCCTGTTCGAGATCACCCGTCACGTGTTCGGCATCACCGTCGCCGAGAGCGAGGCCCCCGGCTGGCACCCCGAAGTGCGCTACTACACCATCCACGACGAGACGGGCACGCACATCGCGAGCTTCTACACCGACTGGTTCCCCCGCGACAGCAAACGCGGCGGCGCCTGGATGAACGCCTTCATCACCGGCGGCCCCCGCGAGCACGGCGTCGAACCGCACCTGGGCCTGATGTGCGGCAACATGACCCCCCCCGACGGCGACACGCCCGCCCTGCTGTCCATCCGTGAAGTCGAGACCGTCTTCCACGAGTTCGGGCACCTGCTGCACCACGCCCTGAGCCGCGTCGAGGTGCGCAGCCTGAGCGGCACCAGCGTCCCGTGGGACTTCGTGGAACTCCCCAGCCAGATCATGGAGAACTGGGTCATGGAACGCGGCGCGCTCGACCTGTTCGCCCGCCACTACCAGACCGGCGAGACCATCCCCCAGGACCTGTTTGACCGCATGGTCGCCGCGCGCAACTACCGCGCCGCGAACGCCGCCATGCGCCAGTACTCCTTCGGTCTGACCGACCTGAGCCTGCACGTCGAATTCGACCCGGACAGCGACACCGACCATGTCGCCTACGCCCGCGACCTCATGGCGACCTTCCAGCCCACCCCGCTGCCCGACCACTACGCGCAGATCGCCGCGTTCAACCACCTGTTCAGCAGCCCCGTCGGCTACGGCGCCGGGTACTACAGCTACAAGTGGGCCGAGGTCCTCGACGCCGACGCGTTCAGCCGCTTCGCGCAGGAAGGCATCTTCAACCGCGACACGGGCCGCGCCTTCGTGGACAGCGTCCTGAGCCGCGGCAACAGCGCCGACCCCGCCGAGCTGTACCGCGAGTTCATGGGCCGCGATCCCGACGCGGACGCTCTGCTGCGCCGCAGCGGACTCCTCTAACCACACCGCCTCCTTCCGGGGTCTAGGCACACGAGGCCTGGACCTCATCCTTTTTGCGGTTGACCCCGTGCGGGGACATGAGAGGGAATGCCGATTTTCCCATCTCCTTCATCTGCCATTCAGGTTAAGATCGGTTCACGATGCTCATGCAGACCGCCCAGCGCACGCTGGGAGCCCTGGCGGCCCTTGTGGCCCTCGGACTCCCCGCCACGGCCCAGTCCACCGCCGAGCAGCAGCTGATCAAACAGCTGAACCAGGTGCGCGCCCAGGGCGTCACCTGCCCCGGCAGCGGCACCCGACCCGTCGCCGGCGGTCTCACGTTCACCCCGGCCCTCTCCGCCGCCGCGCGCATGCAGGCCGGGTACATGAGCGCCACCGGCCGCATCACCCACACCGGCGCGAACGGTAGCACCCCCCGCGTCCGCGCCGCCAGCACCGGCGTGAACGCCGTCAGCGTCACCGAGATCGTCTTCATGGGCGGCAGCCAGAACCCGGAAAGCGCGATCCGCTGGTGGCTGCAAAGCCCCGTGCACTGCTTCTGGATGAACGAACGCCGCTACACCCACGTCGGCGCCGCCGTCGTCCAGGGCTCCCGCGGCACCGCCTACGTCATGGTCCTCAGCAGCCAACCCCGGTAAGGGTTGAAAGGTGATGGAGGACGGTTGATGGAACCGTCCTCCATTTTCTTGCTCTGAGATATCCCCGTTCTGCCGTTACCGGGCAGTCCAGCCCAGGTCCAGGTCCAGCACCGCGCCCGTCATGCCCCACGCCGCCGGGCTGACCACGTAACTCGCCAGCGCCGCGACGTCCTCCGGGTCCAGGAGGCGCTTGATCGCGGCGGGTTCCAGCATCACCTTCTGCTCGACCTCCTGCACCGTCAGGCCGCGCGTGCGGGCCTGATCCGCAATCTGCCCCTCGACCAGCGGCGTCCGCACGTACCCCGGACAGATGGCGTTCACGGTCAGGCCCTGCTCACCGGCCTCCAGCGCCGCCGTGCGCGTCAGGCCGATCAGACCGTGCTTCGCGCTGATGTACGCACTCTTGAACGGACTCGCCACGTGCCCGTGAATGCTCGCCACGTTCACGATCCGCCCCTGCCCGGAACGCGTCAGGTGCGGCCACGCGTACTTGCTCAGCAGGAACGGCGCCGTGAGCATCACGTGCAGCATCGCGTCCCAGGTGTCCTCCGGGAACTCCGCGATCGGATCGATGTGCTGGAAGCCCGCGTTGTTCACCAGCACGTCCAGCCCACCCAGCGCCGCCACCGCCTCATCCACCGCGCGGCGGCAGTCCTCGCGGCGCGACAGATCCGCCCCCACGAACGCCAGCCCATGCGCCCGCGCCACCTCCCGCGCCTGAGGGCGATCCAGGTCCAGCACCGCCACCCGCAACCCATCCTGCGCGAGGCGCTGAGCGATCGCCAGCCCGATGCCACTCGTGCCGCCCGTGACCAGCGCGGCCCGGCCCTGCTTGTGCGTGTCCTGCGTCATGCGCGGAGTGTAGGCCGCAGGCGTCACGCAGCGGTTACGCCCGACAGAGTTCGCGTCAGGCTCGCGCGCCGGACAGCGCCTGCCACAGCGCCTGCGTCTCCGGCAGGGGCCGTAGCCCCAGGTCCGCCAGGGCCGACGACAGCGCCGCGTACACCCGACCCGCCGCCGCGCCACGCCCCAGCGCGTGCTGAGCGCGCATCAGCGCCCGCGCCGCCGGTTCATGCGCCGGGTCGAGGCTCAGGGCGCGCCCGGCCGCCTGTGCCGCCCGGTCCGGGCGGGCCACCGCGAGGGCCACATCGGCTTCAGCCGCCAGAGCTTCGGGGAGCGCCGCCGCGTACCGCTCGGCCTCACGGGCCACGTCGTCCAGGTCCACGTCTGCCAGGGTGGGCGGGAGCTCCAGCAGGGCCTCCAGGCGGCCCGGCGTGCCCGCCGCCTGCCCCATCCGCGCCCAGGCGGCCGCCAGATCGACGTGCAGGTCCGCGCCGGGCCGCAGGCGAAGCCAGTCCCCGCGTTCCAGGAACACGCCGCTGCGTGCGCCCTCCTCCAGCACCTGCCCCAGCGCGTGCAGCGTCACGCGGAAGTTCCGCTCGCCCACGCCAGGGTCGGCGTCGGGGAACAGCGCCTCCTGCGCCGCCTCGCGCGGCAGGCCCGCCGGGTGCACGGCCAGCAGGGCCAGGAGGTCGCGGGCCTTCGCGCGGCCCCACTCGCGCACCCGTCCGTCCTCGCGCAGGACCGCCACGCGGCCCAGCACCTGCACCTGCACCTCGAACCCCGGCGTGTCCGCCGGGTCCGGCACCGCCGCGTACCCCAGCTCGCGGGCCGCCGCCGCCAGCGCGCCGCGCGCACCCGGCTGCGCCTCGGCCAGGCGGGCCAGCAGCGCCGCGCGGCCCGCGCGGGACGCGACCGGCGCGAACAGGGACGGGCGGCCCAGCAGGAACGGGTACGCCGCCACCGCGTGCGCCGCCGCCCCGGCATGCCCCGCGTCCAGTGCGAACAGGGCCAGCGCCGCCGCCGCCTGCCCGAAGGCGTCCCCGCACGCGCCGAACAGCGCCGCCGCCTGCCGCAGCCCGTCCGGTGCCTGAGCCGCGAGCGGACCCTGCGCCAGCCCCAGCGCGGCCGTCAGGACCAGCAGGCCCTCCATGTAGCGGTCCCCGCCGGTCTGCCCCCGCGCCTCGGCCGTCAGGGCCTGCGCGCGCGGGCCGTCCCCCGCGCGGCCCGCCAGCGCCGCCAGTCCCATCAGGGGTTCCACC
The Deinococcus sedimenti DNA segment above includes these coding regions:
- the rpmE gene encoding 50S ribosomal protein L31, which produces MKKDIHPKVVPTKIIYQGKVVMETLSTKPEIHVDVWSGVHPFWTGEERFVDTEGRVDKFNKRFGDSYRNKKK
- a CDS encoding LabA-like NYN domain-containing protein, coding for MQYVVHRPRVGVFIDTQNLYHSARDLMERTVNFETILKTATEGRELVHAISYTVERENEATARPFIYKLSTLGFKVRRMNLTLHHVTDGGKAIYEGNWDMGIVADIVRLMDHLDIVVLGSGDGDFTDIVEVLQERGKRVEVIAFREHTAQKLVDAADRFTHLPDIDGGLMPARQTRAATPKTEE
- a CDS encoding aminotransferase class I/II-fold pyridoxal phosphate-dependent enzyme; amino-acid sequence: MTSDVQSEALAQARAAYDAVKAKGLKLNMQRGQPADADFDLSNGLLTVLGEHDTHMDGLDLRNYPGGVAGLPSARAMFGAYLDLKPENVIVWNNASLELQGYVLTFALLHGPRGGQPWAGQKPKMIVTTPGYDRHFLLLQTLGFELLTVDMQPDGPDVEAIERLAADASVKGVLFVPTYSNPGGETISAEKARRLAGVKAAAPDFTIFADDAYRAHHLSPDPAGQDTPVNLVTLSRDAGYPDRTFVFASTSKITFAGAGLGFVGSSEDNVKWLSKFLNAQSIGPNKVEQARHVKFLQAYPGGLEGLMNDHAALIAPKFRAVDEVLRAELGDGGEFATWGSPRGGYFISLDTTAPVASRVVQLADEAGVSLTPAGATYPGGRDPHDRNIRLAPTRPPVEEVYEAMRAVATCVRLATEEYRAQQG
- the queA gene encoding tRNA preQ1(34) S-adenosylmethionine ribosyltransferase-isomerase QueA; translation: MTDATPHAGADAVLHRLNFHLPEDRVAQTGAEPRDASRLMIVGDEIQHRVFRDLPDDLRAGDLLVFNQSKVIPARVMARKPVDAHGHGGGSVEVMLLRAEERPELGRHVWSAYLKPARRAGNELWLGGLEHEGGHRAQVVGELEDGARLLRFDHDILPHLDDIGRLPLPPYIDAGDSDETWRDRYQTVYAREPGSVAAPTAGLHFTPELLARLAGLGVQTAHVTLHVGAGTFRPISGSVADHVMHAERWHVTPETAQAINAARAEGRRVIAVGTTTVRTLESAWDGTQVQPGEGDTQIFITPGRPVNVPDLLITNLHLPGSTLLLLVAAFAGEDRIRAAYDAALNGDYRFYSLGDAMLLTNVRGARSEVTGE
- a CDS encoding nucleotidyltransferase family protein, encoding MTEQEFLTLVRRIPVNAAILDRLPDLCVPQAHLTAGALFGTVWNVQAGRPPGAEIADYDLFYWDDDLSYEAEDAVIRRAQLLFADLPGPVEVRNQARVHLWFRQKTGLDRPALRSARDGIDQFLVAGTALGIDARGEVYAPFGLHDLAAGVLRPNPRNHTPGLYQAKVDSYRRRWPWLTDTGFASSP
- a CDS encoding MarR family winged helix-turn-helix transcriptional regulator, which gives rise to MPNRYAGSPEDRAALDAYVKLWRAAHAVEVNANRHLSDYNLTISQFGVLEAIYHLGALSQRQLADKILRSSGNLTMVIDNLERDGLVRRDRDELDRRVMRVSLTDMGRTLIEQVLPGHVQGIRAVFSSMSPEDLAHLSALTRQLGRALSDPAPQDPEQRRGRRARPGPASSSS
- a CDS encoding GGDEF domain-containing protein, whose amino-acid sequence is MTQSSTSTSMADPPPWVLRQHRMFTWLVWLGALACAAALGSQYPRLDPLDVWALPALVLTLLVLRVMLGQATVSIGTAVHVTFISTATYVLLALNHQFSVLTVQSMALMENTYWFAVIYVAAFLVYEPRKAVGAAGVILGLATFICVLNMLLVVPPAARLQLLGPCAQFLLVGAVLTLIQATLGVQRTQFQAARAAALTDPLTGLANRRAAEERLTRLTQNAETYTLILFDLDHFKRVNDMHGHAMGDLVLRGVADVARRHLPEGSLMARWGGEEFLLILPEQRDKHLRPMLDRLRADLRHHRYGTVNGVTACFGVATASPAEDPTAVVERADLAMYRVKQQGRNDVHLADLRRTHVS
- a CDS encoding N-acetyltransferase; the protein is MDATLPHLTPIADADLAALRSLAHPDSPVSVDDLTRLAATRRPDEHHTQQAAFEHGEARGAVTTGVPRMDAHDGWLDLTLTLHPQEAGGPLADALLDAGLGVLRAAGATTAVTRVREDWWEHDFLRARGWQEADRMWLSTLDLRSLDFGAFAADEARARASGVRIVPLSDLGGWEAHQREHYELIHALLTDVPSARPVQVWPFEVWLERMPTLLPDTSGIMIALAPDGTWVGTSQLSQPIATRPGFVHNGLTGVRAGWRGHGLGLALKLAAARAALTRGFTHSRTGNHVINRPMLAINERLGFQREAATITLTREVGSGQ
- a CDS encoding thymidine kinase; its protein translation is MLKSPYHGGHLEVIVGPMFSGKSEELIRRVTRAVIARQRVFVFKPALDDRYHESAVASHAGRTVHAVAVRGAADIRAHLSGEGTLLHAQGDTLPDVVGIDEVQFLDEAIIPLALDLADAGVRVILAGLDQDFRAEPFGFMPELLARAESVEKLTAICTVCGAPATRSQRLIGGQPARFDDPVVLVGAEESYEARCRVHHVLRN